The Strigops habroptila isolate Jane chromosome 13, bStrHab1.2.pri, whole genome shotgun sequence genome contains a region encoding:
- the TNFRSF6B gene encoding tumor necrosis factor receptor superfamily member 6B, which produces MLLSCHVPNLRHPSKWMFAPLLLLLAKLGCSAQPTYQWRDAVSNAQLTCQQCPPGTFVAQHCTRDRPTQCEPCPDLHYTQYWNYLEKCRYCNVICGEKQVEVQQCNSTHNRVCQCQDGYYSEMEFCVRHSKCLPGFGVEKLGTPFENTQCRACPRGFFSSSNSSTKPCQPHQNCEQQGKVVNVEGNQYHDTLCTSCRRDRNNSTQGPAPGDDDCEQALIDFVAYQNIPIRKLKRLQQILEHSPRKQALGTRAAMQEKFRAFLIHLREGHPVTKELLVALRTAKLHSIEEQARERFLLR; this is translated from the exons ATGTTGTTATCCTGCCACGTGCCGAATTTAAGGCATCCATCCAAG TGGATGtttgctcctctcctccttctcctggcCAAGCTCGGCTGCAGCGCCCAACCCACTTACCAATGGAGAGATGCTGTGTCGAACGCGCAGCTCACCTGCCAGCAGTGCCCGCCGGGGACCTTCgtggcacagcactgcaccagggACAGGCCGACGCAGTGCGAGCCCTGCCCGGATTTGCACTACACACAGTACTGGAACTACCTGGAGAAGTGCCGGTACTGTAACGTCATCTGCGGGGAGAAGCAGGTGGAGGTGCAGCAGTGCAATTCCACCCACAACCGCGTCTGTCAGTGCCAGGACGGCTACTACTCCGAGATGGAATTCTGCGTCCGGCATTCCAAGTGTCTGCCGGGCTTTGGCGTGGAGAAGCTGG GTACCCCCTTTGAGAACACCCAGTGCCGCGCCTGCCCCCGCggcttcttctcttcctccaacTCCAGCACCAAGCCGTGCCAGCCCCACCAGAACTGCGAGCAGCAGGGGAAGGTGGTCAACGTGGAGGGCAACCAGTACCACGACACCCTCTGCACCTCCTGCAGACGGGACAGAAACAACAGCACGCAGGGACCAG CTCCAGGCGATGACGACTGTGAGCAAGCCCTGATAGACTTTGTGGCGTACCAGAACATCCCCATCAGGAAGCTGAAGCGCCTGCAGCAAATCCTGGAGCACTCACCGAGGAAGCAGGCGCTGGGCACCCGGGCGGCCATGCAGGAGAAGTTCAGAGCTTTCCTCATCCACCTCAGAGAGGGGCACCCGGTCAccaaggagctgctggtggctcTGAGGACTGC